From Lagenorhynchus albirostris chromosome 10, mLagAlb1.1, whole genome shotgun sequence, the proteins below share one genomic window:
- the RBSN gene encoding rabenosyn-5 isoform X2 has translation MWEPQELGAVRSHLSDFKKHRAARIDHYVVEVNKLIIRLEKLTAFDRTNTESAKIRAIEKSVVPWVNDQDVPFCPDCGNKFSIRNRRHHCRLCGSIMCKKCMELISLPLANKLTSASKDSLSTHTSPSQSPNSVHGSRRASISSVSSVSSVLDEKDDDRIRCCTHCKDTLLKREQQIDEKEHTPDIVKLYEKLRLCMEKVDQKAPEYIRMAASLNAGETTYSLEHANDLRVEVQKVYELIDALSKKILTLDLKQDPPPHPNTLRLQRMIRYSATLFVQEKLLGLMSLPTKEQFEELKKKRKQEVERKKILERRAALESQRRLEERRSDLVSHATNGEVVSLRGGHAPLRKAEGWLPLSGGQGQVEDSDPLLQQIHNITSFIRQAKAAGRMDEVRTLQENLRQLQDEYDQQQTEKAIELSRRQAEEEDLQREQLQMLREREREREREQFQAASLHTRTRSLDFREIRPFQLEPGREPRNHLAHALDLGCSPAQSSAAPKTPSPSSALEPIRLWSGPPALGQEFFPQSTTSQHNEVPSLNPFDEEDLSSPAAEGTASPSAAEPPLGPPACVLKEYNPFEEEEEEEAVAGNPFTSPDSPAPSPFDEEDGHSPQRPSGPPVPGSPFEEAPCTNPFEMDSESGQEGEEPIEEELLLQQIDNIKAYIFDAKQCGRLDEVEVLTENLRELKHTLAKQKRGAD, from the exons ATGTGGGAACCCCAGGAGCTTG GTGCTGTGAGAAGCCATCTTTCCGACTTCAAAAAACACCGAGCTGCCAGAATTGACCACTATGTCGTTGAAGTCAATAAATTAATAATCAGGTTAGAGAAG CTCACTGCATTTGACAGAACAAATACTGAGTCTGCGAAGATCCGAG caatagaaaagtCCGTGGTGCCTTGGGTCAACGACCAGGATGTCCCCTTCTGTCCAGACTGTGGGAATAAGTTCAGCATCCGCAACCGCCGCCACCACTGCCGCCTCTGTGGGTCTATTATGTGCAAGAAGTGTATGGAGCTCATCAGCCTTCCCTTGGCAA ACAAGCTCACCAGTGCCAGCAAGGACTCCCTGAGCACTCATACCAGCCCCAGCCAGTCACCCAACAGTGTCCACGGCTCCCGCCGGGCCAGTATCAGCAGCGTGAGCAGCGTGAGCTCTGTCCTGGACGAGAAGGATGACGACCGGATCCGCTGCTGTACACACTGCAAGGACACACTACTCAAGAGAGAGCAGCAGATCGATGAGAAGGAGCACACCCCTGACATCGTGAAGCTCTACGAG AAATTACGACTTTGCATGGAGAAAGTTGACCAAAAAGCTCCTGAATACATCAGGATGGCAGCATCATTAAA TGCTGGAGAGACAACCTACAGTCTGGAACATGCCAATGACCTTCGAGTGGAAGTGCAGAAAGTGTATGAGCTAATAGACGCTTTAAG TAAGAAGATCTTAACCTTAGACTTGAAGCAGGACCCTCCACCACATCCAAACACTTTACGGCTACAGAGGATGATCAGATACTCAGCTACGCTTTTTGTGCAG GAAAAGTTGCTTGGTTTGATGTCACTGCCAACCAAAGAACAGTTTGaggaactgaaaaagaaaaggaagcaggaaGTGGAGAGGAAGAAGATCCTGGAGAGACGG GCTGCCCTGGAATCCCAGCGAAGGCTTGAGGAAAGGCGCAGTGACCTGGTGTCTCATGCGACCAACGGGGAGGTGGTGTCCCTTCGCGGGGGCCATGCCCCGTTGAGAAAGGCTGAGGGCTGGCTCCCGCTCTCTGGAGGTCAAGGGCAGGTCGAAGACTCGGACCCACTCCTCCAGCAGATCCACAACATCACATCCTTTATCAGGCAGGCTAAGGCCGCGGGCCGGATGGATGAAGTGCGTACGCTGCAGGAGAACCTGCGCCAACTGCAGGACGAGTATGACCAGCAGCAGACAGAGAAGGCCATTGAGTTGTCCCGGAGGCAGGCCGAGGAGGAGGACCTGCAGCGGGAACAGCTGCAGATGCTGAGGGAACGCGAGCGGGAACGAGAACGGGAGCAGTTCCAGGCGGCATCTCTGCACACGCGGACTCGGTCCCTGGACTTCCGAGAAATCAGGCCTTTTCAGTTGGAGCCAGGCAGAGAGCCTCGCAACCACCTTGCTCATGCCTTGGATCTGGGCTGTTCCCCAGCTCAGAGCAGTGCGGCACCCAAGACCCCTTCACCCAGCTCGGCTCTCGAGCCCATCAGACTGTGGTCTGGGCCCCCAGCCCTTGGCCAGGAATTCTTCCCCCAGAGCACCACGTCGCAGCACAATGAGGTGCCCTCCCTAAATCCCTTTGATGAGGAAGACCTCTCCAGCCCTGCAGCAGAGGGCACGGCCAGCCCTTCTGCTGCAGAGCCTCCTCTCGGCCCTCCAGCCTGTGTCCTCAAGGAGTACAATCCttttgaggaggaggaggaagaggaggcagtgGCAGGGAATCCCTTCACTAGCCCAgacagcccagcccccagcccctttgACGAGGAAGATGGGCATTCCCCTCAGAGACCCTCAGGACCTCCTGTTCCTGGCAGCCCCTTCGAGGAGGCCCCCTGTACTAACCCGTTCGAGATGGACAGTGAGAGCGGGCAGGAGGGCGAGGAGCCCATAGAGGAGGAGCTCCTCCTCCAGCAGATCGACAACATCAAGGCGTACATCTTCGATGCCAAGCAGTGCGGCCGCCTGGACGAGGTGGAGGTGCTGACGGAGAACCTGAGGGAGCTGAAGCACACCCTGGCCAAACAGAAGAGGGGCGCCGACTGA
- the RBSN gene encoding rabenosyn-5 isoform X1 has product MASLDDPGEVREGFLCPLCLKDLQSFYQLQSHYEEEHSGEDRDVKGQIKSLVQKARKAKNRLLKREGDDRAESGTQGYESFSYGGVDPYMWEPQELGAVRSHLSDFKKHRAARIDHYVVEVNKLIIRLEKLTAFDRTNTESAKIRAIEKSVVPWVNDQDVPFCPDCGNKFSIRNRRHHCRLCGSIMCKKCMELISLPLANKLTSASKDSLSTHTSPSQSPNSVHGSRRASISSVSSVSSVLDEKDDDRIRCCTHCKDTLLKREQQIDEKEHTPDIVKLYEKLRLCMEKVDQKAPEYIRMAASLNAGETTYSLEHANDLRVEVQKVYELIDALSKKILTLDLKQDPPPHPNTLRLQRMIRYSATLFVQEKLLGLMSLPTKEQFEELKKKRKQEVERKKILERRAALESQRRLEERRSDLVSHATNGEVVSLRGGHAPLRKAEGWLPLSGGQGQVEDSDPLLQQIHNITSFIRQAKAAGRMDEVRTLQENLRQLQDEYDQQQTEKAIELSRRQAEEEDLQREQLQMLREREREREREQFQAASLHTRTRSLDFREIRPFQLEPGREPRNHLAHALDLGCSPAQSSAAPKTPSPSSALEPIRLWSGPPALGQEFFPQSTTSQHNEVPSLNPFDEEDLSSPAAEGTASPSAAEPPLGPPACVLKEYNPFEEEEEEEAVAGNPFTSPDSPAPSPFDEEDGHSPQRPSGPPVPGSPFEEAPCTNPFEMDSESGQEGEEPIEEELLLQQIDNIKAYIFDAKQCGRLDEVEVLTENLRELKHTLAKQKRGAD; this is encoded by the exons ATGGCTTCTCTGGATGACCCAGGGGAAGTGAGGGAGGGCTTCCTCTGCCCTTTGTGCCTGAAGGACCTGCAGTCTTTCTATCAGCTGCAGTCACATTATGAGGAAGAGCACTCTGGGGAAGACCGTGATGTCAAAGGGCAAATTAAAA GTCTTGTCCAGAAGGCTAGGAAAGCAAAGAACAGGCTGTTGAAACGAGAAGGAGATGACCGAGCTGAATCAGGGACCCAAGGATATGAGTCTTTCAGCTATGGAGGGGTTGATCCTTACATGTGGGAACCCCAGGAGCTTG GTGCTGTGAGAAGCCATCTTTCCGACTTCAAAAAACACCGAGCTGCCAGAATTGACCACTATGTCGTTGAAGTCAATAAATTAATAATCAGGTTAGAGAAG CTCACTGCATTTGACAGAACAAATACTGAGTCTGCGAAGATCCGAG caatagaaaagtCCGTGGTGCCTTGGGTCAACGACCAGGATGTCCCCTTCTGTCCAGACTGTGGGAATAAGTTCAGCATCCGCAACCGCCGCCACCACTGCCGCCTCTGTGGGTCTATTATGTGCAAGAAGTGTATGGAGCTCATCAGCCTTCCCTTGGCAA ACAAGCTCACCAGTGCCAGCAAGGACTCCCTGAGCACTCATACCAGCCCCAGCCAGTCACCCAACAGTGTCCACGGCTCCCGCCGGGCCAGTATCAGCAGCGTGAGCAGCGTGAGCTCTGTCCTGGACGAGAAGGATGACGACCGGATCCGCTGCTGTACACACTGCAAGGACACACTACTCAAGAGAGAGCAGCAGATCGATGAGAAGGAGCACACCCCTGACATCGTGAAGCTCTACGAG AAATTACGACTTTGCATGGAGAAAGTTGACCAAAAAGCTCCTGAATACATCAGGATGGCAGCATCATTAAA TGCTGGAGAGACAACCTACAGTCTGGAACATGCCAATGACCTTCGAGTGGAAGTGCAGAAAGTGTATGAGCTAATAGACGCTTTAAG TAAGAAGATCTTAACCTTAGACTTGAAGCAGGACCCTCCACCACATCCAAACACTTTACGGCTACAGAGGATGATCAGATACTCAGCTACGCTTTTTGTGCAG GAAAAGTTGCTTGGTTTGATGTCACTGCCAACCAAAGAACAGTTTGaggaactgaaaaagaaaaggaagcaggaaGTGGAGAGGAAGAAGATCCTGGAGAGACGG GCTGCCCTGGAATCCCAGCGAAGGCTTGAGGAAAGGCGCAGTGACCTGGTGTCTCATGCGACCAACGGGGAGGTGGTGTCCCTTCGCGGGGGCCATGCCCCGTTGAGAAAGGCTGAGGGCTGGCTCCCGCTCTCTGGAGGTCAAGGGCAGGTCGAAGACTCGGACCCACTCCTCCAGCAGATCCACAACATCACATCCTTTATCAGGCAGGCTAAGGCCGCGGGCCGGATGGATGAAGTGCGTACGCTGCAGGAGAACCTGCGCCAACTGCAGGACGAGTATGACCAGCAGCAGACAGAGAAGGCCATTGAGTTGTCCCGGAGGCAGGCCGAGGAGGAGGACCTGCAGCGGGAACAGCTGCAGATGCTGAGGGAACGCGAGCGGGAACGAGAACGGGAGCAGTTCCAGGCGGCATCTCTGCACACGCGGACTCGGTCCCTGGACTTCCGAGAAATCAGGCCTTTTCAGTTGGAGCCAGGCAGAGAGCCTCGCAACCACCTTGCTCATGCCTTGGATCTGGGCTGTTCCCCAGCTCAGAGCAGTGCGGCACCCAAGACCCCTTCACCCAGCTCGGCTCTCGAGCCCATCAGACTGTGGTCTGGGCCCCCAGCCCTTGGCCAGGAATTCTTCCCCCAGAGCACCACGTCGCAGCACAATGAGGTGCCCTCCCTAAATCCCTTTGATGAGGAAGACCTCTCCAGCCCTGCAGCAGAGGGCACGGCCAGCCCTTCTGCTGCAGAGCCTCCTCTCGGCCCTCCAGCCTGTGTCCTCAAGGAGTACAATCCttttgaggaggaggaggaagaggaggcagtgGCAGGGAATCCCTTCACTAGCCCAgacagcccagcccccagcccctttgACGAGGAAGATGGGCATTCCCCTCAGAGACCCTCAGGACCTCCTGTTCCTGGCAGCCCCTTCGAGGAGGCCCCCTGTACTAACCCGTTCGAGATGGACAGTGAGAGCGGGCAGGAGGGCGAGGAGCCCATAGAGGAGGAGCTCCTCCTCCAGCAGATCGACAACATCAAGGCGTACATCTTCGATGCCAAGCAGTGCGGCCGCCTGGACGAGGTGGAGGTGCTGACGGAGAACCTGAGGGAGCTGAAGCACACCCTGGCCAAACAGAAGAGGGGCGCCGACTGA
- the RBSN gene encoding rabenosyn-5 isoform X3 yields MCKKCMELISLPLANKLTSASKDSLSTHTSPSQSPNSVHGSRRASISSVSSVSSVLDEKDDDRIRCCTHCKDTLLKREQQIDEKEHTPDIVKLYEKLRLCMEKVDQKAPEYIRMAASLNAGETTYSLEHANDLRVEVQKVYELIDALSKKILTLDLKQDPPPHPNTLRLQRMIRYSATLFVQEKLLGLMSLPTKEQFEELKKKRKQEVERKKILERRAALESQRRLEERRSDLVSHATNGEVVSLRGGHAPLRKAEGWLPLSGGQGQVEDSDPLLQQIHNITSFIRQAKAAGRMDEVRTLQENLRQLQDEYDQQQTEKAIELSRRQAEEEDLQREQLQMLREREREREREQFQAASLHTRTRSLDFREIRPFQLEPGREPRNHLAHALDLGCSPAQSSAAPKTPSPSSALEPIRLWSGPPALGQEFFPQSTTSQHNEVPSLNPFDEEDLSSPAAEGTASPSAAEPPLGPPACVLKEYNPFEEEEEEEAVAGNPFTSPDSPAPSPFDEEDGHSPQRPSGPPVPGSPFEEAPCTNPFEMDSESGQEGEEPIEEELLLQQIDNIKAYIFDAKQCGRLDEVEVLTENLRELKHTLAKQKRGAD; encoded by the exons ATGTGCAAGAAGTGTATGGAGCTCATCAGCCTTCCCTTGGCAA ACAAGCTCACCAGTGCCAGCAAGGACTCCCTGAGCACTCATACCAGCCCCAGCCAGTCACCCAACAGTGTCCACGGCTCCCGCCGGGCCAGTATCAGCAGCGTGAGCAGCGTGAGCTCTGTCCTGGACGAGAAGGATGACGACCGGATCCGCTGCTGTACACACTGCAAGGACACACTACTCAAGAGAGAGCAGCAGATCGATGAGAAGGAGCACACCCCTGACATCGTGAAGCTCTACGAG AAATTACGACTTTGCATGGAGAAAGTTGACCAAAAAGCTCCTGAATACATCAGGATGGCAGCATCATTAAA TGCTGGAGAGACAACCTACAGTCTGGAACATGCCAATGACCTTCGAGTGGAAGTGCAGAAAGTGTATGAGCTAATAGACGCTTTAAG TAAGAAGATCTTAACCTTAGACTTGAAGCAGGACCCTCCACCACATCCAAACACTTTACGGCTACAGAGGATGATCAGATACTCAGCTACGCTTTTTGTGCAG GAAAAGTTGCTTGGTTTGATGTCACTGCCAACCAAAGAACAGTTTGaggaactgaaaaagaaaaggaagcaggaaGTGGAGAGGAAGAAGATCCTGGAGAGACGG GCTGCCCTGGAATCCCAGCGAAGGCTTGAGGAAAGGCGCAGTGACCTGGTGTCTCATGCGACCAACGGGGAGGTGGTGTCCCTTCGCGGGGGCCATGCCCCGTTGAGAAAGGCTGAGGGCTGGCTCCCGCTCTCTGGAGGTCAAGGGCAGGTCGAAGACTCGGACCCACTCCTCCAGCAGATCCACAACATCACATCCTTTATCAGGCAGGCTAAGGCCGCGGGCCGGATGGATGAAGTGCGTACGCTGCAGGAGAACCTGCGCCAACTGCAGGACGAGTATGACCAGCAGCAGACAGAGAAGGCCATTGAGTTGTCCCGGAGGCAGGCCGAGGAGGAGGACCTGCAGCGGGAACAGCTGCAGATGCTGAGGGAACGCGAGCGGGAACGAGAACGGGAGCAGTTCCAGGCGGCATCTCTGCACACGCGGACTCGGTCCCTGGACTTCCGAGAAATCAGGCCTTTTCAGTTGGAGCCAGGCAGAGAGCCTCGCAACCACCTTGCTCATGCCTTGGATCTGGGCTGTTCCCCAGCTCAGAGCAGTGCGGCACCCAAGACCCCTTCACCCAGCTCGGCTCTCGAGCCCATCAGACTGTGGTCTGGGCCCCCAGCCCTTGGCCAGGAATTCTTCCCCCAGAGCACCACGTCGCAGCACAATGAGGTGCCCTCCCTAAATCCCTTTGATGAGGAAGACCTCTCCAGCCCTGCAGCAGAGGGCACGGCCAGCCCTTCTGCTGCAGAGCCTCCTCTCGGCCCTCCAGCCTGTGTCCTCAAGGAGTACAATCCttttgaggaggaggaggaagaggaggcagtgGCAGGGAATCCCTTCACTAGCCCAgacagcccagcccccagcccctttgACGAGGAAGATGGGCATTCCCCTCAGAGACCCTCAGGACCTCCTGTTCCTGGCAGCCCCTTCGAGGAGGCCCCCTGTACTAACCCGTTCGAGATGGACAGTGAGAGCGGGCAGGAGGGCGAGGAGCCCATAGAGGAGGAGCTCCTCCTCCAGCAGATCGACAACATCAAGGCGTACATCTTCGATGCCAAGCAGTGCGGCCGCCTGGACGAGGTGGAGGTGCTGACGGAGAACCTGAGGGAGCTGAAGCACACCCTGGCCAAACAGAAGAGGGGCGCCGACTGA